In one Aeromicrobium erythreum genomic region, the following are encoded:
- a CDS encoding vWA domain-containing protein codes for MDDVSGTAAVGEDLAGRLVAFATALRSKGMQVGTSEVVDAGQVATVLGLEDRALLREGLASALVRRGGQREVFDMTFDLFFPTGVGASASVAEHDGPLDTEDLRDLLVMALADGDLRTLEQLAELAVDALGTVGTPGTGSTGWSAFQTLDRMAPQTAIARALALRGAGGEGASGQGQGGSGPGRGPGGAQGPAAQSGDGDVDATPFTDRLERDEVRRLVEAFRQMVASEARRRTAESRGRDTILRHAVRSTSEHVDFLSANRQQLEELRVAVGPLSRRLATRLSARRRASQRGRIDVRRTMRKALSTGGVPIVPVHARPHPGRPELVLLCDVSGSVAGFSAFTMLLVRALSDQFSKVRVFAFVNATAEVTDIVKDGGDLAARIAAEARVTSWHGSSDYGEAFADFAEHHLDAVGPRTSVLVLGDARNNNQPLGLPALAAVADRARRTFWLNPEHPTRWGLGDSVAPEYAQVVPMHACSTIAQLEAFVGRLLPT; via the coding sequence GTGGACGACGTCAGCGGGACGGCAGCGGTCGGCGAGGACCTCGCCGGCCGGCTCGTCGCGTTCGCGACCGCCCTGCGCTCGAAGGGCATGCAGGTGGGCACCAGCGAGGTCGTCGACGCCGGACAGGTGGCGACGGTGCTCGGTCTCGAGGACCGGGCGCTCCTGCGCGAGGGCCTGGCATCCGCGCTGGTGCGCCGCGGTGGTCAGCGCGAGGTCTTCGACATGACCTTCGACCTGTTCTTCCCCACGGGCGTCGGCGCGTCGGCGAGCGTCGCCGAGCACGACGGGCCGCTCGACACCGAGGACCTGCGCGACCTGCTGGTCATGGCCCTGGCGGACGGCGACCTGCGCACGCTCGAGCAGCTCGCCGAGCTGGCCGTCGACGCGCTGGGCACGGTGGGAACGCCCGGGACGGGCAGCACGGGCTGGTCGGCGTTCCAGACCCTCGACAGGATGGCTCCGCAGACGGCGATCGCCCGCGCCCTCGCCCTGCGCGGCGCCGGCGGCGAGGGCGCGTCAGGCCAGGGCCAGGGTGGCTCGGGGCCAGGTCGAGGGCCCGGCGGTGCCCAGGGTCCTGCCGCGCAGTCCGGCGACGGGGACGTCGACGCCACGCCGTTCACCGACCGCCTGGAGCGTGACGAGGTCCGGCGGCTCGTGGAGGCGTTCCGCCAGATGGTGGCGTCCGAGGCTCGACGTCGGACCGCGGAGTCGCGCGGGCGCGACACGATCCTGCGGCACGCCGTGCGCAGCACGAGCGAGCACGTCGACTTCCTGAGCGCCAACCGTCAGCAGCTCGAGGAGCTGCGGGTGGCGGTCGGTCCGCTGTCGCGTCGGCTCGCGACCCGGCTGTCGGCCCGACGACGCGCGTCGCAGCGCGGACGGATCGACGTCCGCCGGACGATGCGCAAGGCGCTGTCGACCGGTGGCGTCCCGATCGTGCCCGTCCACGCCCGGCCGCACCCGGGACGACCGGAGCTGGTGCTGCTGTGCGACGTGTCGGGGTCGGTGGCGGGGTTCTCGGCGTTCACGATGCTGCTCGTCCGTGCGTTGAGCGACCAGTTCAGCAAGGTGCGCGTGTTCGCCTTCGTGAACGCCACTGCGGAGGTGACCGACATCGTCAAGGACGGGGGCGACCTGGCGGCGCGCATCGCGGCCGAGGCGCGCGTGACCTCCTGGCACGGCTCGAGCGACTACGGCGAGGCGTTCGCGGACTTCGCCGAGCACCACCTCGACGCCGTCGGTCCGCGGACGAGCGTGCTGGTGCTGGGCGACGCGCGGAACAACAACCAGCCCCTCGGCCTGCCCGCGCTCGCTGCGGTGGCGGACCGCGCGCGCCGCACGTTCTGGCTGAACCCCGAGCACCCGACCCGGTGGGGTCTCGGCGACTCCGTGGCACCCGAGTACGCCCAGGTCGTGCCCATGCACGCCTGCAGCACCATCGCCCAGCTCGAGGCCTTCGTCGGCCGTCTGCTCCCGACCTGA
- a CDS encoding M20/M25/M40 family metallo-hydrolase: MGTSEQSYTAEAEALEICRDLIRLDTSNYGDGKGPGERKAAEHVAALLADVGIESEIVEAAPGRASVVARWGDQTSSRDGLLVHGHLDVVPAQAADWTVDPFAGEVQDGYLWGRGAVDMKDFDAMLLSVVRARQRAGVVPERPVTLVFTSDEEAGGREGAHWLVEHRPDLFEGCTEAIGEVGGFSVEVGGQRLYLIESGEKGISWMRLRARGTAGHGSMRQSDNAITHLAQALAAIGEHAWPATPGPSMQLLLAKIAELTGDDAQDPDTLLEHVGPAIRMLGAGLRNSTNATMLEAGYKHNVVPGEAIAYVDGRYLPGHTDSFLPAVQEIVGDRVDVEPYIVDRALEYPFRGDLVDAMTVALHAEDPDAHIAPYLMSGGTDAKAWDKLGITSYGFTPLRLPGDLDFTALFHGVDERVPVDALEFGARVFDRFLDLA, from the coding sequence ATGGGCACCAGCGAGCAGTCGTACACCGCCGAGGCCGAGGCCCTGGAGATCTGCCGTGACCTGATCCGGCTCGACACCTCCAACTACGGCGACGGCAAGGGACCGGGCGAGCGCAAGGCGGCCGAGCACGTCGCGGCCCTGCTGGCCGACGTCGGCATCGAGTCCGAGATCGTCGAGGCCGCGCCGGGTCGGGCGAGCGTCGTGGCGCGCTGGGGCGACCAGACCTCCAGCCGCGACGGTCTCCTCGTGCACGGCCACCTCGACGTCGTCCCGGCGCAGGCCGCCGACTGGACGGTCGACCCGTTCGCCGGCGAGGTCCAGGACGGCTACCTGTGGGGCCGCGGCGCGGTCGACATGAAGGACTTCGACGCCATGCTGCTGTCGGTGGTGCGTGCCCGTCAGCGGGCCGGCGTCGTGCCGGAGCGCCCCGTCACGCTCGTGTTCACGTCCGACGAGGAGGCCGGCGGACGCGAGGGCGCCCACTGGCTCGTCGAGCACCGTCCGGACCTGTTCGAGGGCTGCACCGAGGCGATCGGCGAGGTGGGTGGCTTCTCCGTCGAGGTCGGGGGACAGCGGCTGTACCTGATCGAGTCCGGCGAGAAGGGCATCAGCTGGATGCGGCTGCGGGCGCGCGGCACGGCCGGGCACGGGTCCATGCGGCAGAGCGACAACGCGATCACCCACCTGGCGCAGGCGCTCGCGGCCATCGGCGAGCACGCCTGGCCGGCGACGCCGGGACCGTCGATGCAGCTCCTGCTGGCCAAGATCGCCGAGCTCACCGGCGACGACGCGCAGGACCCCGACACGCTCCTCGAGCACGTCGGCCCGGCCATCCGCATGCTCGGTGCCGGCCTGCGCAACTCCACCAACGCGACCATGCTCGAGGCCGGCTACAAGCACAACGTCGTGCCGGGGGAGGCCATCGCCTACGTCGACGGCCGCTACCTGCCGGGACACACCGACTCCTTCCTGCCGGCCGTGCAGGAGATCGTCGGCGACCGGGTGGACGTGGAGCCCTACATCGTCGACCGCGCGCTGGAGTACCCGTTCCGCGGCGACCTCGTCGACGCGATGACGGTGGCCCTGCACGCCGAGGACCCCGACGCGCACATCGCGCCCTACCTGATGTCCGGCGGCACCGACGCGAAGGCGTGGGACAAGCTCGGCATCACCTCCTACGGCTTCACGCCGCTGCGCCTGCCCGGCGACCTCGACTTCACGGCGCTGTTCCACGGCGTCGACGAGCGCGTGCCGGTCGACGCCCTGGAGTTCGGCGCGCGGGTCTTCGACCGGTTCCTCGACCTCGCCTGA
- a CDS encoding AAA family ATPase produces the protein MATTNFSSVQDVKDRLAQQGYLASDAIATTVYLASVLGKPLLVEGPAGTGKTDLARAVAASQDAELVRLQCYEGVDEARALYEWNHAKQLLRITAGRDESWDEARTDVFSEEFLLPRPLLTAIRRTEPTVLLVDETDKADVEIEGLLLEVLGDFQVTVPELGTIRATRRPFVVLTSNATRELSEALRRRCLFLHVDFPDPELERRIVELKAPGLDDAVSASLVRVVNALRAMPLRKTPSVSETIDWAQTLLALGGRLDDDAVQQTLGVVLKHHEDIEKARETLDVGAALEV, from the coding sequence ATGGCCACGACCAACTTCAGCTCGGTGCAGGACGTCAAGGATCGCCTGGCGCAGCAGGGCTACCTCGCGTCCGACGCGATCGCCACGACCGTGTACCTGGCGTCGGTGCTCGGCAAGCCGCTGCTCGTCGAGGGGCCTGCGGGCACGGGCAAGACCGACCTCGCGCGTGCCGTCGCCGCCTCGCAGGACGCCGAGCTGGTGCGGCTCCAGTGCTACGAGGGCGTCGACGAGGCCCGGGCGCTGTACGAGTGGAACCACGCCAAGCAGCTGCTGCGCATCACCGCGGGACGCGACGAGTCGTGGGACGAGGCCCGCACCGACGTGTTCAGCGAGGAGTTCCTGCTCCCCCGCCCGCTCCTGACGGCGATCCGTCGGACGGAGCCCACCGTCCTGCTCGTCGACGAGACCGACAAGGCCGACGTCGAGATCGAGGGGCTGCTGCTGGAGGTGCTCGGCGACTTCCAGGTGACGGTGCCCGAGCTCGGCACGATCCGCGCCACCCGCCGCCCGTTCGTGGTGCTCACCTCGAACGCCACGCGCGAGCTGTCGGAGGCGCTGCGTCGGCGCTGCCTGTTCCTGCACGTCGACTTCCCGGACCCTGAGCTGGAGCGGCGCATCGTCGAGCTCAAGGCCCCGGGCCTCGACGACGCGGTGTCGGCCTCGCTGGTGCGCGTGGTCAACGCCCTGCGCGCGATGCCGCTGCGCAAGACGCCGTCGGTCTCGGAGACCATCGACTGGGCGCAGACGCTGCTCGCCCTCGGGGGCCGGCTCGACGACGACGCCGTGCAGCAGACGCTCGGCGTCGTGCTGAAGCACCACGAGGACATCGAGAAGGCGCGCGAGACGCTCGACGTCGGCGCCGCGCTCGAGGTCTGA
- a CDS encoding SRPBCC family protein, with product MGAFEVVREVPMEPAEVFARLTDWERHGEAVPLTRIRRTESGFVARTGVGPLGFDDVMDVVAWDPPRSCRIEKRGRVVKGWAEVHVEPTPHGSRVVWREVAHTVGVPRFAARLEEAAGRRLFGRVVDHLLRT from the coding sequence GTGGGAGCTTTCGAGGTCGTGCGCGAGGTGCCGATGGAGCCCGCCGAGGTCTTCGCGCGGCTCACCGACTGGGAGCGTCACGGCGAGGCCGTGCCCCTCACGCGGATCCGTCGGACGGAGTCCGGGTTCGTGGCCCGCACGGGCGTGGGGCCGCTCGGGTTCGACGACGTGATGGACGTCGTCGCCTGGGACCCGCCACGCTCGTGCCGCATCGAGAAGCGCGGCCGGGTCGTGAAGGGCTGGGCCGAGGTGCACGTGGAGCCCACGCCGCACGGCTCGCGCGTGGTGTGGCGCGAGGTCGCGCACACGGTGGGCGTCCCGCGCTTCGCGGCGCGCCTGGAGGAGGCTGCGGGTCGGCGGCTGTTCGGCCGCGTGGTCGACCACCTGCTGCGCACCTAG
- a CDS encoding DUF5703 family protein, with the protein MRRGAVEYEFWDFSIPRTQSRNAVCRLLTDAAEFQGWEIDRLRKDRSGHRTVRLRRKIIRVSATL; encoded by the coding sequence ATGCGACGAGGTGCCGTGGAGTACGAGTTCTGGGACTTCTCGATCCCGCGGACGCAGTCGCGCAACGCCGTCTGCCGGCTCCTGACCGACGCGGCGGAGTTCCAGGGCTGGGAGATCGACCGGCTCCGCAAGGACCGCTCCGGCCACCGCACTGTTCGGCTACGACGAAAGATCATCCGCGTCAGCGCGACGCTCTGA